TGGAAAAAACACATAGTTAAGAAGCAATGAGTCACAATGAGCTCAAAAAATCATGTATGCTTTTCCTCAAACACTTGGCGTGCACCATTTTGTAGTAAGCAAATGGGGGAAGGGAGAGCAATGTAACATTCCACATACCAATATGAATCACTACAATGCACAATGGTTGTAAGAAAATTATGCAACACATCTCATCCATCAATGCAAAAgaagttagaagaaaaacacccataaAGAACTAAGAAAAAACACCCCAAAGAAGTGAGGGTTCAAAAGAGGGggaatagaaaaaaagaagaagaaagaaaagaactaCCGAAAAGAGAATGAAATCAACTAACTAAGAAGCAAAAGAGGGAAGCAGAGCAAGAGGGAGGCATAGTATAGTACCTTGAGAGAGATGGAAAGGGGGTATGGGAGAAGAGGTTGTATAGTGGGGTGATGGAGAATGGAGGGAGTAAAGTAGGGACCACCGGAGGTGGGTGGTCACCGGAGATGATGGTGGGAGGTAGGTGTTTGGAAGGAGAAATGGTAGTGGATGGTAGAGGGGGCAAGAAGAGGAGGGGAGAGGAGAATGATGGGAGCAAGTGTGCTCCCTTGTTATATTCACGTCGggtatccacgcgtgcgcgcacggtgcGCGCCCACGTAGAAAAGCGGGATAAGGAaatggcgcgtgcgcgcacaatGCACGTAGGTGCCCATGTGCTTATGCTGGTGGCACAATGTTGGCTCAGAGGTTGCATAACTTTCTGGAAGAAGTACCAGAAGTTGGCTGCAAGGATGTTGGCGCGCGCGCGGCAGGTGCGCGCACACGGCAATGATGTTATGCCTTAGGCATGAGATCGGCCTGGGATTGGCTTAACTCTCTGGAAAAATGGCCTAGAGGTTGCTGCAGGACTAGGGGTGCGTGCGCGGCATGGGCGCGGGCGCGTCCCTAGCGTCATGAGCGGATTGACGCGTTGGCGCCTAGTGTGTACACGCGGCAGAGGCGGTGTGCTGGGGGCTCAATGCAGGCGTGAGagtggcccaactctctggaagaTGTACTAGGAGTGCACAGCGGCGATTGGCGCGCGCACGCAAGATGCGCTAGCGCGTCGATCTGTGAGTTGCCAAGAGAgtgcgtacgcgccatgtgcgcgtatGCGTGAGTGGCCTGTGTCTCAGGCATGGTGCCGGCGTAGTGTGGGCGCAACTTtctggaaaatgtatggagGGGTAATTCTTgcaatccacgcgtccgcgcacgtggtgcgctcgcgtggatggtcgaaagtGCCTTAtatgcgcgtacgcgccaggtgcgcgctcACGCGGGATGGTGCTATTTCAAAGTTTTCATGTTCTTGCACCAATTCAAGCACTCCAACCTTCCAACAGCTACTCAAGCACTATAGAAACCCTGTTCTACATGATAAAGTACCAAACGAACTCAACAATTGAAACAGGTTTGAAATCAAATCTAGCTACAACTTCATCAAATACCTAGCTACAAAACATGAAGTCAAGACTTGAGCAAgtattaatcaaagaaaaattcaatGGCTATGTACAAATGGTagatcttaccatggtggggtgtctcccacctagcacttttgtttaccgtccttaagttggacttccaCTAGCTCAAGGTTCTTGTTCAAGAGGTGCATCCCTCAAGAGGAACACGTTAATTTCCTTGGAGTTCTTTCTTTGCTCGCCATGGTAGAATTTGAGACGGTGCCCATTTACCTTGAAAATGTCCGGACTTGATGGGTGGCGCAAGTGGTAAACCCCGTAAGGTTCTACTTTCTCTACTTGGTAAGGTCCATCCCATCTTGATCTAAGCTTTCCGGGTAGCAATCTTAATCTTGAGTTGTAAACGAGGACTAGCTCACCGGGTCTAAATTCCCTTCTCCTGATGTTCTTGTCATGAATggctttcatcttttccttgtagagTCTAGAATTGTCATAGGCTTCTAGTCTTAAGCATTCTAATTCCGCCAATTGAAGCTTTCTTTCTACTCCAGCTCCACCCAAACTCATATTGCATTCCTTTATGGCCCAATAGGCTTTGTGTTCAATTTCTACCGGTAAATGGCATGCTTTACCGTATACAAGCCTAAAAGGGCTCATGCCAATGGGTGTTTTGTaagtcgttcgatatgcccaaagtgcatcggAGAGCTTAGTGCTCCAATCCTTCCTATTCGGCTTCACAATTCTTTCCAACACATGTCTAATTTCCCGATTAGAAACCTCAGCTTGGCCGTTTGTTTGCGGGTGGTAGGCCGTGGCAATTTTGTGCGTAATGCCATACTTTCTCATGAGGCCGTCCATTTTCTTGTTGCAAAAATGGGATCATTGGTCGCTTATGATTGCTCTCGGGGAGCCGAAACGACAAATGATATTGTTCCtcacaaaagaaaaaacaacatGAGCATTATCTGTTCGGGTGgggattgcctccacccattttgacacataatcgacggctaacaaaatgtagagaaagccattggaatttggaaatggtcccatgaagtcgattccccatacataaaaaatttcacaaaaaagcatattttgttgGGGGATTTCGTCCTTCCTAGAAATATTTCCAAACCGAATACATTAGGGGCAAGATTTGCAATAAAGGGAAGAGTCTTTGAGAAGggttggccaccaaaatccgcaATCAAGGACCTTTCTTGTCGTTCTTTGGGGGCCGTAGTGGCCACCGCCTTCGGAAGAATGGCAAGCGTCCAAGATTGCTTGGAATTCGGTTTGGGGTATGCACCGTCGCACTACTTGGTCCGCTCTACACCTCCACAAATAGGGATCGTCCCAAACATAGTATTTggattcgcttttcagcttatccTTTTGATGTTTGTTGAGGTTGGGGGGGAAGGTGTGTGAAACCAAGTAGTTTGCTATTGGAGCGTACCAAGGAATTACTTCCGAGATTGAGTGCAACCCATCTAGAGGAAAAGAGTCATTAATAGGAGTGGTGTCGCTTTTTGTGTGTTCGATGCAACTTAAATGGTCCGCTACTAAGTTttgggaaccactcctatccttgatctccaagtcaaattcttgtaacaaaAGCACCCATCGAATTAATCTCGGTTTTGATTCCTTTTTGGTCAACAAGTACTTTAATGCCGCGTGGTccgagtacactactaccttggaaccaagaagataggatcggaacttgtccaaagcaaaaacgATAGCTAGGAGTTCCTTTTCGGTAGTAgtgtagttggattgggccccaTCTAGTGTTTTGGAAGCATAAGCTATAACATAGGGAATCTTACCCTCACGTTGTGCTAACGCGGCTCCTACCGCATAATtcgaagcatcgcacatgatttcaaatggttgagTCTAATTCGGCCCTCGCACAATAGAAGCTTGTGTCAATGCCACTTTAAGCTTGTCATATGCTTCCATACACTCTTTGCTTAGCTCAAATTCAGTGTCTTTTTGTAGTAGTTGAGAGAGAGGTAAGGCTACTGTCCTAAAGTCTTTGATGAACCTCTGGTAGAATCCTGTATGTCCAAGAAAGGAGCAGACTTCCCACTCGGAGGAGGGGTTGGTAAACTAGATATGACATTTATTTTTGCCGGATCTATGGAGATGCCTTCTTTTGAAATAATGTGTCCCAAAATAATTCCTTGTTTAACCATggaatgacatttttcaaaatttaggaCAAGGTTTGTTTTGGTGCACCTCTCTAAGACTTTTTTCAAGGTTGCCtaagcaatgatcaaatgagtCACCATACACGCTAAAATCGTCCATGAAAACTTCTATACATTGCTCTAGGAAGTCTGCAAATAAGCTCATCATACATCTTTGAGACGTTgccggtgcattgcataggccaaatggcatacGCTTGTAAGCATACGTTCCAAAGGGGCAAGTAAATGTGGTTTTTTCTTTGTCCTCTAGAGCAATATGTATTTGGAAGTATCCGGAGTAACcatcaagaaagcaataatatgatttaccggctaatcgatcaagcatttgatcaatgaacggtagtgggaagtgatcttttcttgtggccgCATTCAATCTTCGGTAGTCTATGCATACCCTCCAAGAATTTTGCACCCTTGTTGCTATAAGTTcaccactttcatttttgattgtgGTCACCCCGGATTTCTTTGGCACCACTTGGACCGGGCTTACCCACTCGCTATCCGAGATGGGATAAATGATGTCCGCCTCAAGTAGCCAAGTGACTTCCTTTTTCACAACCTCAAGAATGATTGGATTAagtctcctttgaggttgtcggACCGGTCTTGCTCCGTCTTCAAGAAATATGCGGTGCTCGCATACTTGGGGGCTTATTCCCACTAGGTCCGCCAAACTCCACCCGATTGCCCTTTTGTTTTTTCTCAAGACATCTAGcaacttttcttcttgttgaggggtTAGCTCTTTTGCAATTATCACGGGGAGCTTGTGGGATTCATCAAGATATGAGTACTTTAGGTggggtggtagtggcttcaatTCCATCTTTTTGTCATGATTTGAAATTTGGATTTCTGGATGGTTTGTGTGGTGTGTGGTGTTTAGTTTGCTTGGATcttcatttgcttcttcaatcaTGCACTTCTCATCCAACTTTGCAAGGTGTACTTCGGCAACAATGTTGTCCATTAGGTCACACCGGAATAGAGAGTGATTCTCCGgtggatgcttcattgcttctcTAGGCTAAAACTCATGATCCTCCCATCTATCTCAAATGAGTAGGTTCCCAAGTAGGCGTCTAGCTTAAATCTAGAAGTCCTAaaaaatggtcttccaagtaagATAGATGATGCTCTCTCGGGTTCATTTGATGGCATCTCAAGGACATAGAAGTCAATCGGAAACACCAACCCTTTAATATTCACCAATACATCTTCCACCACACCCGCTATggttattatgcttttatctgctaggACAAATCTCGCCGCCGACCTCTTTAGCGGTGGTAACTTCAATACTTGGTAGACGGAGAGCGGCATAATGCTAACACATGCGCCGAGATCACACATACAATCTAGGGATCGAGCTCCATTGACGGTGCAAGTGACCATACAAGGGCCCGGGTCATCACACTTCTCGGGCAatgctcccattaaagcagaaatAGAACTCCCCAATGGGATGGTTTCCAATTCAAGAATTTTGTCCTTGTTCATGCATAGATCTTTAAGGAATTTTGCATATCTAGAAACTTGATGGATAGCATCAAAGAGGGGGATGGTTACCTCGACTTTTTTGAACATTTCTATCATTTTGGGGTCGAGCTCTATGCGCTTCTTAGCCTTCTTTGCAAGTGTTGGAAATGGGAGTGGTTGAGcaatttcttcttccaaggttctcTTCGTCTTGGGGGTCTCTTTTGTTGGTTGAGCTTcctcattctcaactatgactTGTGGTGTCTCTTCTTCCACTACCTCTTCTATATCTATTCCCTCCTCCCCTTGAGCAGTTGGGATGGGATTTGAATCCTTTGCTCCCTTCTCTTTTAATTGTGTTCCGGatcttagggtgatggcattgatgcctcCCTTAGGATTGGGTTGAGGTTGAGAGGGGATGCCGCTTTGGGTTGGAAGTTTAGGAGTGGGATTTGACGGTGGGTCCATGCGTGCGAGAAGAGCTTGTAGTGTAGAGGTGAGGCCAGTGAGACCGGAAGCAAGTGTGCTTTGTAGTTCCTTTTGGCCTTGAATGATGGTCCAGAGTGTATCATCTTGGTTAGATGGGGAGGTCGGGTATGTGAGTTGAGGGGTttgtgattggttgggtggtggtctttgatgtggtggttggtatgtttggtagtttctttgttggttttgttggttgtatggtggccggttttgtgagttgttgttgttccatctttgacctcctccgttgttgttgttgttgttgtccctaTTTCCTTGTTGATGATTGTCTCtccaattttgattttgattgccACTCCCTTGATTGTAGCTTCCTCCTTGATAAGGGTACCCTTGGTTAGGATTACCGCCTTGGTAGTACCTTTTAtttgggcggtcatagaaattgTGAGTAGCCGCCAATGTGTTGTCTTCTTGAAGGCTTGGGCACTCATCTGTGTAGTGGGAATAGCATGAACAAATGCCACAAACTCTCTGAGGGACCAATTGTTGATTGTATTGTTGAGGTGGTGGAGGTTGTTGGTATGGTTGAggttgttgtggttgttgttggcTCAATTGGAGTTGCCTCAAGATGGATGTCATTTCACTCAAGGATTTGGTTAGAGCGGTGGTTTCGCTACTAGTTGATACCTCATTCATGGTTTTTGGGCGGTTGACTCTTCGACTCATATGTTGATTGGATTCGGCGAAGTCGATGATAAGTTGCCATGCCTCCTCCGCTGTTTTATATTTAGACAAAGAGCCATTGCTAGAAGTGTCCAAGAGAGTTCTATCTTGTTCTCGCATCCCTTGACATATGTATCCAAGCAACACTTGAGTGTCAATCATGTGATTAGGGCATGCATCTAGTAGCTTACGAAACCGTTCCCAATATTTGTATAGTGGTTCCGTTTCACCATGTACAATACATGACATTTCCTTCCTTAGCCTATCCATCTTTTCCGGGggcaagaatttatccaagaatcctCTTCTAAGCAAGTCCCAATCGGAAGTGACTTCACTAGATAGGGTGTAGAACCATTCTTTAGCCTTGTCctcaagagagaaagggaaagcaaacaaccatatagcaACCTCATCGGATCCTTCCCGTCTAGTTGTTGAACATATACGATGAAAATCTTTGAGATGTTGAATAGGGTCTTGTGCGGGAAGTCCATGGATCTTAGGTAGGAGGTTGATCAAAGCGGTCTTGAGTTCAAAGTTTGCATTCAAGTTGGGGTGAGTTACGTGAAAGGGTTGAAGAACATAATCCGGTGCACCCGCTTCTTTGATAGTAACTCTCCTCGGAGCGGCCATGATGTTAGTacctaaagaaaaagaagaattgtTAGTGATATTGATGGGAGAATGGTTATTGCCTTCTTTGAGTGACGGTTCAATATTTACTTTTAGTAAGGTGGGTAAGGTGGTTAAAACCTTTTCACCTTCCCCAAAAGTTAACCGCTTCCGAGCTTGTCTAATATGAAGCAAAGTTCGTTCTATTTCCGGATCAAATGGGACTAAGCTCGGATTCGGTTGTGAACGCATCATGCGATGAAGGAGAAGTAAAACTCATGGTAATGATGGTGGTTTAGTTACTTGAACAAAGAATTACAATGAAATACACTATGTACATATACACATATTTACTCTaaacaataacatggcacactaagcaatttctccggcaacggcgccatttgataaacaaaatttaGCATGCCGATTTAGAATTCAATAATGGATATGATCGTAagtatagtctaatcgacatTCAAAACTTCGCatcaaacaatcctacaatctataaccgagagtactagtctcccgagtcgtcctcccttggaattgctaaAGAATGCATATTATTGACTAGGAAGCTACGTTATAGTTCTTTTAGATGTTTAGCGAGAATAGGTGGTAAACTATCAATATTAGAAGACTTGGCCTAGGATTAgcattagaaattctatcattatagtttcttcaatgatgataacaattaggctttgcttcatttagttaacccctaggtatagaggaaagcCAAATGAGattaactaacttgagtcacaagtcctagttttACCCTAGggaaatctagctttagtgtactccaagtcaattagcactTCCTAATTcccaatcaacaattgacataaaCTATTTGATGGACGAAATTGTGTTTcctattttcttgtaattggatcTTAGAAATTGGCATgcgtggacacaactccgttcaactaaccagcaagtgtactgggtcgtccaagtaataaaccttacgtgagtaagggtcgaatccacagagattgttggtatgaagcaagctatggtcaccttgcaaatctcagtcaggcagattaaaaatggtttatgggttttcgaataattaataataaaaagaagaaataataaaagggataaaacacttatgcagattcattggtgggaatttcagataagcggatggagatgctgtagagctcttggacgcctgctctcctactccttctactcagtccttcttactcctttccatggcaagctttgtataggggttcaccatcaactgtggctactttcNNNNNNNNNNNNNNNNNNNNNNNNNNNNNNNNNNNNNNNNNNNNNNNNNNNNNNNNNNNNNNNNNNNNNNNNNNNNNNNNNNNNNNNNNNNNNNNNNNNNNNNNNNNNNNNNNNNNNNNNNNNNNNNNNNNNNNNNNNNNNNNNNNNNNNNNNNNNNNNNNNNNNNNNNNNNNNNNNNNNNNNNNNNNNNNNNNNNNNNNNNNNNNNNNNNNNNNNNNNNNNNNNNNNNNNNNNNNNNNNNNNNNNNNNNNNNNNNNNNNNNNNNNNNNNNNNNNNNNNNNNNNNNNNNNNNNNNNNNNNNNNNNNNNNNNNNNNNNNNNNNNNNNNNNNNNNNNNNNNNNNNNNNNNNNNNNNNNNNNNNNNNNNNNttgaaaatacataagtgaaaggttcaggcatggccgaatggccagcccccctgaaTGATtaagagaccgaatgatcaaagactataAAGtccaaagattaaactgtcaaaagatgtctaatacaatagtaacttatcctatttatactagactagctactagggtttacatgagtaagtaattgatgtataaatacactttcggggcccacttggtgtatgcttgggctgagcttgatctatccatgagtaGAGCCTtaacttggagttgaactccaagttataacgtgttttgggcgttcaactccggatcatgacgtgtttctggcgtttaactccagacagcagcatgtacttggcgttcaacgccaagttacgtcatcaatttccgaataaagtatggactattatatattgctggaaagctctggatgtctactttccaatgccgttgagagcgcgccatttagagttctttagctccaaaaaatctatttcgagtgcagggaggtgagattccaacaacatcagcagtccttttgccagcctttttcagagttttgctcaagtccctcaatttacgccagaaattacttgaaatcacagagaaacacacaaacttatagtaaagtccagaaatgtgaatttaacataaaaacaaatgaaaacatccctaaaagtagcttgaacttactaaaaactacctaaaaataatgccaaaaagcgtataaattatccgctcatcacaactcCAAACTTAACtttttgcttgtccccaagcaactgaaaatcaaataggataaaaagaagagaatatactataaagtccaaaatatcaatgaacattaatttaattacatgagcgggacttttagctttttgcttctgaacagttttggcatctcactttttcctttgaagtttagagtgattggcttctctaggaacttagaatttcggatagtgttattgactttcctacttaagcatgttgattcttgaacacagctacttatgagtcttggccgtggccctaagcactttgttttccagtattaccaccggatacacaaatgccacaaacacataactgggtgaaccttttcagattgtgactcaactttgctaaagtccccagttagagcagattgtgactcagctttgctaaagtccccagttagtggtgtccagagctcttaagcacacactttagctttggatcacgactttaaccatttagtctcaagcttttcacttggaccttcatgacacaagcacatgaatagggacagcttgatttagccgcttaggcctggatttaatttccttgggccctcctatccattaatgctcaaagccttggatctttgctaaaatttttgccactttttttttctgctttttcttgcttcaagaatcaatttcatgatgtttttcagatcatcaataacatttttctttgttcatcattctttcaaaagccaacaattttaacactcatagacaacaagatcaaaaatatgcactgttcattcattcattcagaaaacaaaaattattgccaccacatcaatataattaaattaaattcactaataatttcgaaaattatgtacttcttgttcttttgaattaaaacattttccttttaagagaggtgaaagactaatggattttattcatagctttaaggcatggttacacactaatgatcatgaagtagagacccaaaaacatagataaacataacacttaaaaaccgaaaacagaaagaaaataaagaacaaggaatgaatccacctctagtggcgtcttcttcttgaaggaccaatgatgttcttaAACTCTTCTATGtaccttccttgcctttgttgctcctccctcataactctttgatcttctcttatttcttgaaGAGTGAGGGCATGTtcatggtgttccacccttaattgttcaacattatGGCTCAAGTCTTCCAAAGAGGTActaagttgctcccaatagttgttgggaggaaagtgcattccatgaggcatttgttgatgatgaacttcctcatgttcttcttgagggccgtgaggaacttcccttgtttgctccatcctcttcttggtgatgggcttgtcttcttcaatggagacatctccatctatgacaactccagctgagtaacatagatgacaTATNNNNNNNNNNNNNNNNNNNNNNNNNNNNNNNNNNNNNNNNNNNNNNNNNNNNNNNNNNNNNNNNNNNNNNNNNNNNNNNNNNNNNNNNNNNNNNNNNNNNNNNNNNNNNNNNNNNNNNNNNNNNNNNNNNNNNNNNNNNNNNNNNNNNNNNNNNNNNNNNNNNNNNNNNNNNNNNNNNNNNNNNNNNNNNNNNNNNNNNNNNNNNNNNNNNNNNNNNNNNNNNNNNNNNNNNNNNNNNNNNNNNNNNNNNNNNNNNNNNNNNNNNNNNNNNNNNNNNNNNNNNNNNNNNNNNNNNNNNNNNNNNNNNNNNNNNNNNNNNNNNNNNNNNNNNNNNNNNNNNNNNNNNNNNNNNNNNNNNNNNNNNNNNNNNNNNNNNNNNNNNNNNNNNNNNNNNNNNNNNNNNNNNNNNNNNNNNNNNNNNNNNNNNNNNNNNNNNNNNNNNNNNNNNNNNNNNNNNNNNNNNNNNNNNNNNNNNNNNNNNNNNNNNNNNNNNNNNNNNNNNNNNNNNNNNNNNNNNNNNNNNNNNNNNNNNNNNNNNNNNNNNNNNNNNNNNNNNNNNNNNNNNNNNNNNNNNNNNNNNNNNNNNNNNNNNNNNNNNNNNNNNNNNNNNNNNNNNNNNNNNNNNNNNNNNNNNNNNNNNNNNNNNNNNNNNNNNNNNNNNNNNNNNNNNNNNNNNNNNNNNNNNNNNNNNNNNNNNNNNNNNNNNNNNNNNNNNNNNNNNNNNNNNNNNNNNNNNNNNNNNNNNNNNNNNNNNNNNNNNNNNNNNNNNNNNNNNNNNNNNNNNNNNNNNNNNNNNNNNNNNNNNNNNNNNNNNNNNNNNNNNNNNNNNNNNNNNNNNNNNNNNNNNNNNNNNNNNNNNNNNNNNNNNNNNNNNNNNNNNNNNNNNNNNNNNNNNNNNNNNNNNNNNNNNNNNNNNNNNNNNNNNNNNNNNNNNNNNNNNNNNNNNNNNNNNNNNNNNNNNNNNNNNNNNNNNNNNNNNNNNNNNNNNNNNNNNNNNNNNNNNNNNNNNNNNNNNNNNNNNNNNNNNNNNNNNNNNNNNNNNNNNNNNNNNNNNNNNNNNNNNNNNNNNNNNNNNNNNNNNNNNNNNNNNNNNNNNNNNNNNNNNNNNNNNNNNNNNNNNNNNNNNNNNNNNNNNNNNNNNNNNNNNNNNNNNNNNNNNNNNNNNNNNNNNNNNNNNNNNNNNNNNNNNNNNNNNNNNNNNNNNNNNNNNNNNNNNNNNNNNNNNNNNNNNNNNNNNNNNNNNNNNNNNNNNNNNNNNNNNNNNNNNNNNNNNNNNNNNNNNNNNNNNNNNNNNNNNNNNNNNNNNNNNNNNNNNNNNNNNNNNNNNNNNNNNNNNNNNNNNNNNNNNNNNNNNNNNNNNNNNNNNNNNNNNNNNNNNNNNNNNNNNNNNNNNNNNNNNNNNNNNNNNNNNNNNNNNNNNNNNNNNNNNNNNNNNNNNNNNNNNNNNNNNNNNNNNNNNNNNNNNNNNNNNNNNNNNNNNNNNNNNNNNNNNNNNNNNNNNNNNNNNNNNNNNNNNNNNNNNNNNNNNNNNNNNNNNNNNNNNNNNNNNNNNNNNNNNNNNNNNNNNNNNNNNNNNNNNNNNNNNNNNNNNNNNNNNNNNNNNNNNNNNNNNNNNNNNNNNNNNNNNNNNNNNNNNNNNNNNNNNNNNNNNNNNNNNNNNNNNNNNNNNNNNNNNNNNNNNNNNNNNNNNNNNNNNNNNNNNNNNNNNNNNNNNNNNNNNNNNNNNNNNNNNNNNNNNNNNNN
The genomic region above belongs to Arachis duranensis cultivar V14167 chromosome 3, aradu.V14167.gnm2.J7QH, whole genome shotgun sequence and contains:
- the LOC107493612 gene encoding uncharacterized protein LOC107493612 is translated as MAAPRRVTIKEAGAPDYVLQPFHVTHPNLNANFELKTALINLLPKIHGLPAQDPIQHLKDFHRICSTTRREGSDEVAIWLFAFPFSLEDKAKEWFYTLSSEVTSDWDLLRRGFLDKFLPPEKMDRLRKEMSCIVHGETEPLYKYWERFRKLLDACPNHMIDTQVLLGYICQGMREQDRTLLDTSSNGSLSKYKTAEEAWQLIIDFAESNQHMSRRVNRPKTMNEVSTSSETTALTKSLSEMTSILRQLQLSQQQPQQPQPYQQPPPPQQYNQQLVPQRVCGICSCYSHYTDECPSLQEDNTLAATHNFYDRPNKRYYQGGQKELQSTLASGLTGLTSTLQALLARMDPPSNPTPKLPTQSGIPSQPQPNPKGGINAITLRSGTQLKEKGAKDSNPIPTAQGEEGIDIEEVVEEETPQVIVENEEAQPTKETPKTKRTLEEEIAQPLPFPTLAKKAKKRIELDPKMIEMFKKVEVTIPLFDAIHQVSRYAKFLKDLCMNKDKILELETIPLGSSISALMGALPEKCDDPGPCMVTCTVNGARSLDCMCDLGACVSIMPLSVYQVLKLPPLKRSAARFVLADKSIITIAGVVEDVLVNIKGLVFPIDFYVLEMPSNEPERASSILLGRPFFRTSRFKLDAYLGTYSFEIDGRIMSFSLEKQ